Genomic window (Xylanimonas protaetiae):
ATCGTGAGCTCGCCGGGCTCGCCGTCGCCGAGCGTCGCGTCGAACGTCTCGCCCGCGAGGCGCCCCACGGGCGTGACGACGGCGGCGGTGCCGCACGCGAACACCTCGACGATGCGGCCGGACCTGAGCCCGTCGATCACCTCGGCGAGCGGGATGCGGCGCTCGACGACCTCGCGCCCGCGGTCCTGCGCGAGCCGCAGGATCGAGGAGCGCGTGACGCCCTCGAGGATCGACCCGGTCAGCTCGGGGGTGTGCACGGAGCCGTCGTCCATCACGAGGAAGACGTTCATGCCGCCGAGCTCCTCGAGCGTGGTGTTGGTCCCGCCGTCGAGGAAGCACACCTGGTCGAAGCCCTTGGCAGCGGCCTCCTGCTGGGGCAGCAGCGAGGCGGCGTAGTTGCCGCCGCACTTGGCCGAGCCGGTGCCGCCGGGGCCGGCGCGGTGGTACTCGGCGTCGACCCAGATGGACACGGGCTTCACGCCGCCGGAGAAGTACGCCCCGGCGGGCGAGGCGATGACGAGGAACTCGACCTCGTCGGCGGCGCGCACGCCGATGAACGCCTCGGAGGCGTACATGAACGGGCGCAGGTACAGGCTCGAGTCGGGGGCGCTCGGCACCCAGGCCAGGTCGGTGCGGACGATCGCGGCGCACGCGGCGACGAAGTCGTCCACGGGCAGCGCCGGCAGGGCCAGGCGGTGCGCGGAGCGGGCCAGGCGGGCGGCGTTCTGCTCGGGCCGGAACGTCCAGACGCTGCCGTCGGCGTGCCGGTAGGCCTTGAGCCCCTCGAAGATCTCCTGCGCGTAGTGCAGCACCGCGGTCGCCGGGTCGAGCTGGAGCGGCCCGTACTTCTCGACGCGGCGGTGGATCCACCCGTCCTCACGGCGCCACGAGATGCGGGCCATGTGGTCGGTGAACACCGTGCCGAACTTCGGCGCCGCGAGCTTCGCCGCTCGCTCGTCGTCGGAGGTCGGGGTGTCCGTCGGGGTGACGTCGAACAGCGACACGATCTCCTCGATGTCGCCCGAGAGGATCGTGTGGTCGGTCGTGCTCGTCATCGGTCTTCGCCTTTCCGTGTGAACGTGTCTGAGTCTTGCACGCCCACAGGCGAGAACCCCGCCCGTGGGCGGGGTTCCGGCGCCTCTCTGAGCCGAGCCTGTGGCTGCTGAGCCAGGCTCAGCCGCGCACGCGCGCGACGAGGTCGGCGCCGACCTCCGCCGTCGTGCGTACGACGCCACCGCGCTCGGCGAGGTCGGCGGCGACGGCGCGCTCCACGCGCTTCGCCTCGTCCGCCAGGCCGAGGTGGTCGAGCAGCATGCTCACGCTGAGCACGGTCGCCGTGGGGTCGGCCTTGCCCTGGCCGGCGATGTCCGGCGCCGAGCCGTGGATGGGTTCGAACATGCTGGGGAAGGTGCCGTCGGGGTTGATGTTGGCCGAGCCGGCCAGGCCCATGCCGCCCGTGATCGCGGCGGCCTCGTCCGTGATGATGTCGCCGAACAGGTTGTCGGTGACGATGACGTCGAAGCGCGACGGCTTCGTCACCAGGAAGATCGTGGCGGCGTCGACGTGCAGGTAGTCGGTGGTGACGTCGGGGAACTCGGCGTTGACGGCCTCGACGGTGCGGCGCCACAGGTGGCCGGCGTGCACGAGCACGTTGTGCTTGTGCACGAGCGTGAGGTGCTTGCGCTCGCGCTGCGCGGCCTTCTCGAAGGCATAGCGCACCACGCGCTCGACGCCGAAGGCGGTGTTGAGCGAGACCTCGGTGGCGACCTCGTGCGGGGTGCCCGTGCGGATCGCGCCGCCGTTGCCCACGTAGGGGCCCTCGGTGCCCTCGCGCACGACGACGAAGTCCACGTCGCCCGGGTTCGCGAGCGGGGAGGTGACGCCCTGGTAGAGCTTGTTGGGGCGCAGGTTCACGTAGTGGTCCAGCGCGAAGCGCAGCTTGAGCAGCAGGCCGCGCTCCAGGACGCCGGACGGGACGGTCGGGTCGCCGATCGCGCCGAGCAGGATCGCGTCGTGGCGCTTGATGGCCTCGAGCGTCTCGTCGGTGAGCGTCTCGCCCGTGGCGTGCCAGCGGCGTGCGCCCAGGTCGAACTCGGTGGTGCCGATCTTGGCGTCCGACCCGGCGAGCGCCGCCTCCAGGACCAGGAGGCCCTGCTCAACGACCTCCGTCCCGATGCCGTCACCTGCGACCACTGCGAGCTCGATGTTGCGCGTCATGCTCCCGAGAGTACGCCCGCCGCGTCACGATGCGGGACGGCTGTCCCGGATGCTGGAACGCTGTGGCGCCCGATGTCGGCGCGCTACGACGCGGCGTAGAGCAGCTCGAACCGCTCGCAGACGACGTCCATCGCGAGGTCGAACTCGAGGCCCAGCGCGGGCAGCGTCCGGCGCCAGAACGCCTCGTGGTCCGCCCGCCACGACGCCAGCGTCCGGTCGCCCTCGCCCTCGCTCGCGGCGAACTCCTCCGTCACGTCGTCGAACGCGACGACGTCGACGCGCGACGTGCGCACGAGGGCCCGCGGCTCGCCCCGGCCGTCGAGGAGGATCGACAGGTCGCCCTTCGCCGGGACCGGCTCGTCCGCGGCCTCGTACTCGACGACGGCCGACGACGTCCCCGTCTTCTGGCCCCGCAGCACGAGCGCCAGCAGCTCGTCGGCGAGCTCCGGCGAGTCGCCGAAGGACCACGCCGGCGGCGGCACCTCCTCGCCCCACGACGCCGCGACGACGACGTTCGTGAGCCGCCCGAGGCCGGCCTTCGTGCGGCTCGCCACCCAGAACTCCTGGATGCGCCGCGCCTGCTCGACGTCGTCGACGGGCGGCTCGGCGGCGTCAGGGGCAGACAGGTCGTCGGTCACGGCTCCATCCAACCAGGTCACCCGTCCCCGGGTACGACCGTGGCCCGGCCCCGTCGTTCGCTCGACGGGACCGGGCCACAGGACGAGAGGATCAGCGCACTCCTCAGCGGGCCGCGGAACCCTCGACGTAGTCGGCGTCCTGCTGCTTCCACGCGAAGTGGGAGCGCAGCGTCTTGCCCGTCGCCTCGATGGGGTGCGCCGCCTCCTTCTCGCGCAGCTCGAGGAACTCCTTGCCGCCGTTGTCCTGGTCGCCGATGAAGCGCTCGGCGAAGGCACCCGACTGGATGTCCGCGAGGATCGCCTTCATCGACTCCTTGACGGCCGGGGTCACGACGCGCGGGCCCGAGACGTAGTCGCCGTACTCGGCCGTGTCGGAGACCGACCAGCGCTGCTTGGCGATGCCGCCCTCCCACATGAGGTCGACGATGAGCTTGAGCTCGTGCAGCACCTCGAAGTAGGCGATCTCCGGCTGGTAGCCGGCCTCCGTCAGGGTCTCGAAGCCCGCCTGGACCAGGTGGGAGACGCCACCGCACAGGACAGCCTGCTCACCGAACAGGTCGGTCTCGGTCTCCTCGGTGAACGTCGTCTTGATGACGCCGGCGCGCGTGCCGCCGATGGCCTTCGCGTACGACAGGGCGAGGTCCCAGGCCGAGCCCGAGGCGTCCTGCTCGACGGCGATGATGTCCGGGATGCCGCGGCCCGCGACGTACTCGCGGCGCACGGTGTGCCCCGGGGCCTTCG
Coding sequences:
- the ilvC gene encoding ketol-acid reductoisomerase, giving the protein MAELFYDDDADLSLIQAKKVAVIGYGSQGHAHALNLRDSGVDVRIGLKEGSKSRAKAEEQGFRVLTPAEAAAEADVVVILAPDQHQRHLYAQDIAPNLESGNTIVFGHGFNIRFGYIKPAEGIDVIMVAPKAPGHTVRREYVAGRGIPDIIAVEQDASGSAWDLALSYAKAIGGTRAGVIKTTFTEETETDLFGEQAVLCGGVSHLVQAGFETLTEAGYQPEIAYFEVLHELKLIVDLMWEGGIAKQRWSVSDTAEYGDYVSGPRVVTPAVKESMKAILADIQSGAFAERFIGDQDNGGKEFLELREKEAAHPIEATGKTLRSHFAWKQQDADYVEGSAAR
- a CDS encoding ASCH domain-containing protein, which produces MTDDLSAPDAAEPPVDDVEQARRIQEFWVASRTKAGLGRLTNVVVAASWGEEVPPPAWSFGDSPELADELLALVLRGQKTGTSSAVVEYEAADEPVPAKGDLSILLDGRGEPRALVRTSRVDVVAFDDVTEEFAASEGEGDRTLASWRADHEAFWRRTLPALGLEFDLAMDVVCERFELLYAAS
- a CDS encoding 3-isopropylmalate dehydrogenase, whose translation is MTRNIELAVVAGDGIGTEVVEQGLLVLEAALAGSDAKIGTTEFDLGARRWHATGETLTDETLEAIKRHDAILLGAIGDPTVPSGVLERGLLLKLRFALDHYVNLRPNKLYQGVTSPLANPGDVDFVVVREGTEGPYVGNGGAIRTGTPHEVATEVSLNTAFGVERVVRYAFEKAAQRERKHLTLVHKHNVLVHAGHLWRRTVEAVNAEFPDVTTDYLHVDAATIFLVTKPSRFDVIVTDNLFGDIITDEAAAITGGMGLAGSANINPDGTFPSMFEPIHGSAPDIAGQGKADPTATVLSVSMLLDHLGLADEAKRVERAVAADLAERGGVVRTTAEVGADLVARVRG
- a CDS encoding branched-chain amino acid aminotransferase produces the protein MTSTTDHTILSGDIEEIVSLFDVTPTDTPTSDDERAAKLAAPKFGTVFTDHMARISWRREDGWIHRRVEKYGPLQLDPATAVLHYAQEIFEGLKAYRHADGSVWTFRPEQNAARLARSAHRLALPALPVDDFVAACAAIVRTDLAWVPSAPDSSLYLRPFMYASEAFIGVRAADEVEFLVIASPAGAYFSGGVKPVSIWVDAEYHRAGPGGTGSAKCGGNYAASLLPQQEAAAKGFDQVCFLDGGTNTTLEELGGMNVFLVMDDGSVHTPELTGSILEGVTRSSILRLAQDRGREVVERRIPLAEVIDGLRSGRIVEVFACGTAAVVTPVGRLAGETFDATLGDGEPGELTMAIREELTDIQYGRTPDRHSWMRRLA